The following nucleotide sequence is from Trifolium pratense cultivar HEN17-A07 linkage group LG2, ARS_RC_1.1, whole genome shotgun sequence.
ACTATGTTGCCAATGTGACACATCATCCTCCTCATCATATCAGCtcaaaaaatcaaacaatacaataatcaaaaaaatgaaaaaaatgaaatggaaacaaacaaagaagaaaaaagataaaagcTAAAATTATTCAGTCTATTCTATTCCTATctcacattcattcattcattcattcattcactctcaaaaaaaaaaaaaaaacaaaacaaaaactctgTTTTCTCTCCTTCTATCTCTCAACTTcctcatcataatcataatcttCCAAACACAACataccacacacacacactccaACGTTAAtccatcaaaacaaaaacaaaaacccatCATCTCTCTCTGTCTTGTTTCTCTCATATCATCCACCAATTCTTCTCTTCCTCAACAACATATGCAGATTCACTTTCACAATTCCTTCATCTTTCTTACATGTAATCATCATAATCACCCTTTTCATACTTTTCTATAATTCTTCGATCTTTCTCACCATCACAAATCTTCTTCTGTTCTGTTTTGTTCTGTTCTTCTTCCCCTgaataaattttctatttttattttttttttattttctggtTGCGTATTCAGCAAGTGTAGTTGTTGAATTTGATCACCCAAATAATTCTCTGATCTGAAAAACTCacacaaaattataattaataattaaaattaattactatgtTCATCTTCAACAGACCCTTTTTACGGTTCCAATTACAATCCCCTGTTTCCTCTGTTTCTGGGTTTTCAGCCATGAATATAAAAAACGATTTTTCtggttcaatttttcattttgattATGATGATCTCACTTTGATCAATCACGATGACTTCACATGAATCGAAGATTTTAACTTTGATCAcaaaaagttgaaaaaattctttcttttttaggAATATCCCACACCGTTAATTAGGAGAAGAATCAATACTATACTTCTTCTCAAAGTTTTCATCTTTGGATTCATCTTCAAATATCCTTtacttttttccattttttcttgCTTTTTATTCATCTGGGTCATCATTTAATATCtaaattaacaatttttaaaacGATCGGTGTTGATTTTCATCTTTGGCTAAGGTTTTTGctttttgtttcttaatttggtgtttatgaagtgttttttttttttctttttctgatcATCCACTTTTATTGGAGGTTCATGAGTTCATGGGTCTAAAATCTAAATGCATGCTTTTTTGTATTTATAGTTCatgatttataaatttttaatgttataaatATAATCAACCTAGACATTGatcatatagttttttttttcttttcattttgtgtCACATAATTATGAGTTTATGTTAAGTATGTTTTTCTTTGTAGGTTTGAGACGTGAGAGTTGCTagtgaattatatttttgaggTACACATTTTTCAAGTTAGTAAAATAATATGTGAAGTTTGACTTTAACATGCTATAATTAgagaaaacaaagaaattaaTCAATCAATGTAATTAATTGAATGTAGTAGTAATAAATTTGCACATATTTTGGTAACTTAGATATTTTCTTCTGCAAAGTTTGGGGGCACTGCCTAAAGTATTTGCAGTGCCCATGGATGCCACAACAAGCGGAACCCCAACTATCCAATACCATACTTCTAACATCAATGACCAGACAATTACTGCCATTGTTGTTGCCACGCCACTTCCGACATTTCAAAGGCAACAACGCCATTGCTTAGGAAACTCTACTCCCGGAGAGTTTCCTTTGTCAGCTAAACCCGCTATTGTTCTCCATGTCCTTACTTCATGTAATTTGGATCCTCAAGACCTTGCTAAACTAGAGGCAAGTTCAAGTCCTATCTATGCTTATcaaattgttgtttttgctACCATTATCGATCGAGATTAAAGGGTATACACTGTCAATGTAAAACTGGCTGATTTACACTATCGGTGCATCCCCTTTAAACTCTTGCCAATTTACCAATGCAAATAATTTTGCTGGCTTTGTTTTTATGTGTATATTGCAGGGAACATGCTCCTTCTTCAGGAAGCCAGCAAACTATGCTCCGGATTTTGAGCTGTCGTTATGCGAACTTGCTGCATTTGACATGTGCATGAAGAGAGCCATCTTTAAGCCAATGACAACAGAAGAAATGCAAGATTTGAAACAAAGATGTGGAGGTTCTTGGAAGTTAGTTCTGAGGTATTTGTTGGCTGGAGAAGCATGTTGTAGGAGGGAGAAATCACAGGCAATAGCAGGTCCTGGTCACAGCATTGGTGTGACATCTAAAGGGAATGTTTATTCATTTGGATCCAACAGCTCAGGACAGCTAGGGCATGGAACTACCGAAGAAGAATGGCGACCTCGACCAATAAGGTGGGACATTGTAAACTTATGGTTAacttgaaacttgaaagtgaaCTAGTTGATTTAAAAGTTAATGGAACTTCATTATGTTTCAGAACTTTGCAAGGCATTAGAATTATACAAGCTACTGCTGGTGCTGGGAGGACGATGTTGATCACTGATTCTGGACGGGTCTATGCATTTGGGAAAGATTCTTTTGGAGAAGCTGAATATGGAGGTCAAGGTTCTAAAACTGTTACAACTCCGCAGTTAGTGGAGTCGTTGAAAAACATATATGTTGTTCAAGCTACGATTGGTAACTTTTTCACAGCTGTATTGTCAAGAGAAGGAAGGGTCTACACATTTTCTTGGGGTTCTGATGGCAAACTTGGCCACCACACCGATTCAAATGATACGGAACCTCGTCCTTTATTAGGAGCTTTGGAAGACATACCAGTAGTGCAAATTGCTGCTGGATATTGCTACCTTCTTTGTCTGGCTTGTCAGCCAAGTGGAATGTGAGTTCCAATCACATATCTTAATCTAATTCTTACATGTATTTACATTATAAGTCCGTCTAACATTGTTAAGATTCCCAAGAAAAGACCTGAAAGGGTGTTTCTAAGAGATGAAATGATGAATAGTCCTCTccttacaagccagttttgtaGGATTTAGTTAAGtctaatataaaattaactAGTTTATAGATGTAACTTCATTCTTGTTGTATTAATCATTTGAATGTTTTGTATGTCATGTGTCCTTGAAAACTTACAGGTCAGTGTACTCAGTTGGATGTGGCTTGGGAGGCAAGCTAGGACACGGAACAAGAACTGATGAGAAGTTCCCTCGTTTGATCGAACAGTTCCAGACGCTAAACCTTCAACCCATGGTTGTTGCAGCCGGTGCTTGGCATGCTGCTGTGGTAGGACAGGATGGTCGTGTTTGCACATGGGGATGGGGCCGATACGGTTGTTTGGGACATGGGAATGAAGAATGTGAAGCAGCACCTAAGGTAGTAGAAGCATTGAACAATGTCAAAGCTGTTCATGTTGCCACAGGAGATTACACAACCTTTGTTGTGTCTGAAGAAGGGGATGTATATTCTTTTGGTTGTGGAGAATCCGCTAGTCTCGGGCATAATGCAATAATTGATGAACAGGTCAGCTTAGCTTATTCATTTATTCCATTACCATGTATGAAGGTCACACTGTGTGGCCGTGCATTTCCCGAATTGTAATTAGTAAACAAAAATCTAATTAACGGATATAGCATTTTAGGAAGCAATGTAGCACCGGCACACCATATAGACAAATGTGGTTACATTTAATACCTTCCATATTATCAACTTACTACCGGTGTCTGCGTTAGTAACGTGTCTGATGTCTGTGTCTATATCAGTGCTTCATAGTTAGACAGACTTCAATTAAACAATTTACCGTGTTTTATAAACCTATATTTTTAGACATATAACGgtgatacttttttttgttaatgttatGATTACAGGGAAACAGACATGTAAATGTGTTGACTCCGGAGCTTGTGACATCACTGAAACAGATCAACGAAAGGGTGGTACAGATTAGTCTGACCAATTCCATTTACTGGAATGCTCATACCTTTGCTCTCACTGAATCAGGGAAGCTTTATTCATTTGGGGCTGGAGACAAAGGACAGCTAGGAATCGAACTTGTTGCAAACCAGACCGAAAGGGTAAATCCAGAACGAGTCGACATTGATCTTGGTTAACTGTTTATGCCTCTAATCACCAATTCTTTAAACCATTTTATATCGTCTAATTTATGATCGTCACCATGCATAGCATTTAGTGTTTAAGTTTCCTTGTCTATTTTGTAAATATAATCAAAGAATGCAGTGTCATGAAGGTCCAAGGTAGGTAAAACAACAGCTAACAAGGGCCTGTCTTTATTTATGGTCTTTCATATTTACTCTTAGGTTTCAACCGTTTGTTCATAGTTTATTTATACATTGTTGAAGGTTCATTTTATTTGAAGTTTAGTTTGtcttgaatttgtttttttcattgCATCATTTGCTCTAAAATTGTTTGTCAAATTTATCATTCATTTATTATATGGTTTGGATTGTTTTTCTCTTTGTACCCCAAATCATGTGCCATTCTTTTTTGAAGACTAATTTCATTTATTGATTTCTTAATGTGTGTATATATCATGGTTTCAAAAGTTAGTTTTGAGATTAGCTTTCCTAGattgaaaatattatttctacaactgtgtttgataaaaaaattctatttctatgaatttttttaaaaattgtgtttaatgtaaaattagaaatagaaaaataatagagAA
It contains:
- the LOC123909697 gene encoding ultraviolet-B receptor UVR8, whose product is MDATTSGTPTIQYHTSNINDQTITAIVVATPLPTFQRQQRHCLGNSTPGEFPLSAKPAIVLHVLTSCNLDPQDLAKLEGTCSFFRKPANYAPDFELSLCELAAFDMCMKRAIFKPMTTEEMQDLKQRCGGSWKLVLRYLLAGEACCRREKSQAIAGPGHSIGVTSKGNVYSFGSNSSGQLGHGTTEEEWRPRPIRTLQGIRIIQATAGAGRTMLITDSGRVYAFGKDSFGEAEYGGQGSKTVTTPQLVESLKNIYVVQATIGNFFTAVLSREGRVYTFSWGSDGKLGHHTDSNDTEPRPLLGALEDIPVVQIAAGYCYLLCLACQPSGMSVYSVGCGLGGKLGHGTRTDEKFPRLIEQFQTLNLQPMVVAAGAWHAAVVGQDGRVCTWGWGRYGCLGHGNEECEAAPKVVEALNNVKAVHVATGDYTTFVVSEEGDVYSFGCGESASLGHNAIIDEQGNRHVNVLTPELVTSLKQINERVVQISLTNSIYWNAHTFALTESGKLYSFGAGDKGQLGIELVANQTERVNPERVDIDLG